CAGCCCGCCGATGTTGGCCGCGCCGCGCTCTCTTCGCGTCGGTTTGGAGTGGCACGGCGAGTGGACGGGGGAGACGTATGGGAGCTACGCGAGCGAGGTGTTCGAACACACATCGATGGCTATCGGGGGTGAACGCGTCGAGGTCTGGGGGATGACCTATGTGATCGATCTCCGCGGTGAGCAAGAGGGTCAGGTCAACGCGGAGGTGTGGTTCGCTCCGGGGCCAGGTCTTACGGTCAAGGAGCACTACGTCCAGGATGTCGACTCCGGCGGCGCTCGCTACCACGCGGAGTGGACGCAGACGTTGAAGTCATTGCAGCCGAGGCAGTAAACACCGAAGGCGTTCACGACTCCTGGCGTCGGCCGCCGCTTTATCGATGCAGACGCGGGAATAGGCTGGATGTATGACGACGATGTTGGCGGGCAGGCCAGTAGGAGGTACCGGTTCGCTTCCCCCCGCCCGCGACGCGGGCGACGAGGGAGGTGGCGGGGGCTCCGGCTGGGTGCGCTTGCTGACGGCGGCCAACGACATCGAGGCCCACCTCGTAGCGGGGCGGCTCTCCGAAGCGGGGGTGGAGGTGCGGGTCGTGAAAGACCGCTCCGCTCCGGGTGCCTGGTTGTATGGCGGCTCGAACCCGTGGGCGCCGGCGACCGTCATGGTGCGCCAGCGTCAGCTCGTCGACGCACGGATGGTGATGGCCGAGGTGTCGTTCGAGGGCCCGGCGGCCGAGAGCAAGGGGATCGAGCCGAACGTCACGGGGTTCAGGCGGCCCGTCGTCGTGTGGTCGCTGGCTCTAGGACTTGGGGTCTTGCTGACCAGCCTCGCTCTCGCCCGAACCGCCGACGCCGTCGACCGCTGCGATCTGCCGCTTCTGTGTGGCGACTACGTAACCAGCCCCTAGGAGTTCTGGAGTGACGGGTTTCAGGACCGACAAGGACAGTCTCGGCGAGGTGCGCGTACCCGCCGACGTGCTGTGGGGGGCGCAGACGCAACGCTCCATCGAGAACTTCCCGATCGGCCGCGATCGCTTCGTCTGGGGCCGCCCCGTCATTCGGGCGTTCGGGCTGCTGAAGAAGGCGGCGGCCCTGGCCAACGGAGAGCTGGGCGAGCTATCTCAGGACAAGGTCGAGCTGATAGCGAAGGCAGCCGATGACGTGATCTCCGGGAAGCTGGACGATCAGTTCCCGCTGGTGGTGTGGCAGACCGGTTCCGGCACGCAATCCAACATGAACGCGAACGAGGTGATCGCCAACCGCGCGATCCAGCTGGCGGGCGGCGAGATCGGCTCGAAGAAGCCGGTTCACCCGAACGACGATGTGAACCGCGGCCAGTCCTCCAACGACACCTTCCCGACCGCGATGCACGTCGCGGTCGTCGAACAGGTCGAGGATGTCCTCATCCCGGCGGTTCAGGCGCTGCGCGACACCCTGCACGACAAACAGAGCGGCTACGACGACGTCGTGATGGTGGGCCGGACCCATCTCCAGGATGCGACCCCGGTCCGGCTGTCGCAGGTGTTCTCCGGGTGGGTGGCGCAACTGGACGGTGCCCTGGAAGGCATCCGCCGGTCGCTGCCGGGCGTCTGCGAACTCGCGATCGGTGGGACCGCCGTGGGAACGGGGCTGAACGCGCACCCGCGCTTCGGCGACCTGGTCGCAGCGAAGCTGGCGGAGGACACCGGGAAGCCGTTCAAGGCCGCGGAGAACAAGTTCGCCGCGCTGTCCGCGCACGACGCCATGGTCGATGTCAGCGCCGCGATCCGCACGCTCGCGATCGCGCTCTACAAGATCGCGAACGACGTTCGCTACTACGCGATGGGGCCGCGCGCCGGCATCGCGGAGCTGAAGATCCCGGAGAACGAGCCCGGGTCCTCGATCATGCCGGGCAAGATCAACCCGACGCAGTCGGAGGCGATGACGATGGTCTGCGCGCAGGTCATCGGAAACGACGCCGCCGTCGCCTTCGGCGGCTCTCAAGGGGCGTTCCAGTTGAACGTCTACAAGCCGCTGATGCTGCACAACGTCTTGGAGTCCGCTTCTCTGCTGGCGGATGCCGCTCGCTCCTTCAACGACCATGCGGCCGTGGGCATCGAGCCGAACCGCAACGTGATCCAGGACCACCTGGAGAACTCGCTCATGCTGGTTACCGCGCTCAATCCCCACATCGGGTACGAGCGGTCGGCCGAGATAGCTCTGCTGGCTCACCGGGAAGACATCAGCCTCCGGGACGCCGCGGTCAAGCTGGGGTACGTGACCCACGAGCAGTTCGACGAGTGGGTGAAGCCCGAAGACATGACCGGGCCCACCGCCGCCGACTGAGCCTTTCTCAGTAGAAACATCACAACTTGCAGGCGTTGTTGTTCTAGCGCGGCTCGATAATCGACCACGATGAGGAACCCGTTCAAGCGAGACCCCGATCCATTCGCCGCGAGCCGGTACGACGGTGTGTTGCGGGGTGTCCGGGTGCGCGAGCGCAAGCACCCCTGGTGGCACTGGACGGTACTTGCATC
This genomic window from Actinomycetota bacterium contains:
- the fumC gene encoding class II fumarate hydratase produces the protein MTGFRTDKDSLGEVRVPADVLWGAQTQRSIENFPIGRDRFVWGRPVIRAFGLLKKAAALANGELGELSQDKVELIAKAADDVISGKLDDQFPLVVWQTGSGTQSNMNANEVIANRAIQLAGGEIGSKKPVHPNDDVNRGQSSNDTFPTAMHVAVVEQVEDVLIPAVQALRDTLHDKQSGYDDVVMVGRTHLQDATPVRLSQVFSGWVAQLDGALEGIRRSLPGVCELAIGGTAVGTGLNAHPRFGDLVAAKLAEDTGKPFKAAENKFAALSAHDAMVDVSAAIRTLAIALYKIANDVRYYAMGPRAGIAELKIPENEPGSSIMPGKINPTQSEAMTMVCAQVIGNDAAVAFGGSQGAFQLNVYKPLMLHNVLESASLLADAARSFNDHAAVGIEPNRNVIQDHLENSLMLVTALNPHIGYERSAEIALLAHREDISLRDAAVKLGYVTHEQFDEWVKPEDMTGPTAAD
- a CDS encoding DUF2007 domain-containing protein — encoded protein: MTTMLAGRPVGGTGSLPPARDAGDEGGGGGSGWVRLLTAANDIEAHLVAGRLSEAGVEVRVVKDRSAPGAWLYGGSNPWAPATVMVRQRQLVDARMVMAEVSFEGPAAESKGIEPNVTGFRRPVVVWSLALGLGVLLTSLALARTADAVDRCDLPLLCGDYVTSP